One genomic region from Pseudoduganella dura encodes:
- a CDS encoding SPFH domain-containing protein yields MAADSRQQGRQEARQEARFASVNGYLAAAGGVLLVIAGLLALRGFLLLPGILMVATGIFLGAGLYMLQPNETAILTLFGKYVGTDRSEGLRWAFPLYRKRKLAVRARNLNVSTLKVNDKRGNPIEIGAAVVWRVRDTAQAVFEVDDFERYVSIQAEAALRHLASQYAYDEADDLAAGETTLRAGANVVAQALRDELGARFEAAGVETVDAKLTHLAYAPEIAQVMLRRQQAEAIISARAKIVHGAVTMVDEALKALAARDIVELDPERKAAMVSNLLVVLCSDQNAQPIINAGTLYN; encoded by the coding sequence ATGGCAGCAGACAGTCGGCAGCAGGGGCGGCAGGAAGCGCGGCAGGAAGCGCGCTTCGCATCGGTCAACGGTTACCTGGCCGCGGCCGGCGGCGTGCTGCTGGTGATCGCCGGCCTGCTGGCGCTGCGCGGTTTCCTGCTCCTGCCGGGCATTTTGATGGTCGCGACCGGCATCTTCCTCGGCGCCGGCCTGTACATGCTGCAGCCGAACGAAACCGCGATCCTGACGCTGTTCGGCAAATACGTGGGCACCGACCGCAGCGAAGGCCTGCGCTGGGCGTTTCCCCTGTACCGCAAGCGCAAGCTCGCCGTACGCGCGCGCAACCTGAACGTTTCCACGCTCAAAGTCAACGACAAGCGCGGCAACCCGATCGAGATCGGCGCCGCCGTGGTCTGGCGCGTGCGCGACACGGCGCAGGCCGTGTTCGAAGTGGACGATTTCGAGCGTTACGTGTCGATCCAGGCCGAAGCGGCGCTGCGCCACCTGGCTTCGCAATACGCCTACGACGAGGCGGATGACCTGGCGGCCGGCGAAACCACGCTGCGCGCCGGCGCCAACGTGGTGGCGCAGGCGCTGCGCGACGAACTGGGGGCCCGCTTCGAAGCGGCCGGCGTGGAAACGGTGGATGCGAAACTGACCCATCTTGCCTACGCGCCGGAAATCGCCCAGGTGATGCTGCGCCGCCAGCAGGCCGAGGCCATCATCAGTGCCCGCGCCAAGATCGTGCACGGCGCCGTGACCATGGTGGACGAAGCGCTGAAGGCGCTGGCCGCGCGCGACATCGTGGAACTCGACCCGGAACGCAAGGCCGCGATGGTCAGCAACCTGCTGGTGGTGCTGTGTTCGGACCAGAATGCGCAGCCGATCATCAACGCCGGCACGCTGTATAACTGA
- a CDS encoding efflux RND transporter periplasmic adaptor subunit has translation MRRKLIVALGIAACVAVPVAIGLLKQPAGREAELARVEQREIHATILATGQLVFRQEVQLSAEVIGKVAAVLVKEGDSVRKGQSLLRLDPTVYQAEVAQQEASRRSASIAIERAQISLANQQRGLDRAQRLYQARFIDVSKYDDAVHQVELAQVELRASREALGQADALLSQARERLAKTEVRAPIDGTVTELPIKVGETAVASTTGIAGSSLMTIADMAAIVAEVNVDEADIAQVAVGQGAKVFPAAYPEQPIGGRVERIAMAPRPAQPGAAAEGRSYVVRLRLDDTRPALRSGMTSRVEIAAGATVKRPAIPLQALLSEADGGSHEAAGQYVFAVVDGRAAKRAVQVGLSDDTSQEVLEGVGVGDTVAVGPARLLRELRDGDLVIPLKAVLQPGAAR, from the coding sequence ATGCGACGCAAACTCATCGTGGCGCTTGGCATTGCGGCCTGCGTGGCGGTCCCGGTCGCCATCGGCCTGTTGAAGCAGCCGGCGGGGCGCGAGGCGGAACTGGCCAGGGTCGAACAGCGGGAAATCCATGCCACGATCCTGGCGACGGGCCAGCTCGTGTTTCGCCAGGAAGTGCAGCTGTCGGCCGAAGTGATCGGCAAGGTGGCCGCCGTGCTCGTCAAGGAGGGCGACAGCGTGCGCAAGGGCCAGAGCCTGCTGCGGCTCGACCCGACCGTGTACCAGGCCGAGGTGGCCCAGCAGGAAGCAAGCCGGCGCAGCGCGTCGATCGCGATCGAGCGGGCGCAGATCAGCCTTGCCAACCAGCAGCGCGGTCTGGACCGCGCCCAGCGCCTGTATCAGGCCAGGTTCATCGACGTGTCGAAATATGACGATGCCGTGCACCAGGTCGAGCTGGCACAGGTGGAGCTGCGGGCCAGCCGCGAAGCGTTGGGGCAAGCCGATGCGCTGCTGTCCCAGGCCCGCGAGCGCCTGGCGAAAACCGAGGTGCGCGCACCGATCGACGGCACCGTGACCGAGCTGCCGATCAAGGTAGGCGAGACGGCCGTGGCCAGCACGACCGGTATTGCCGGCTCATCGCTGATGACGATCGCCGACATGGCCGCGATCGTGGCCGAAGTCAATGTCGACGAGGCCGATATCGCCCAGGTGGCGGTGGGCCAGGGCGCCAAGGTATTCCCGGCGGCCTATCCCGAACAGCCGATCGGCGGCCGGGTCGAGCGGATCGCGATGGCGCCGCGGCCGGCGCAACCGGGAGCCGCCGCCGAGGGGCGCAGCTACGTGGTCAGGCTCCGGCTCGACGATACCCGGCCGGCACTGCGCTCGGGCATGACCTCGCGCGTGGAAATCGCCGCCGGCGCCACCGTGAAGCGTCCGGCGATTCCGCTGCAGGCGCTGCTGAGCGAAGCGGACGGCGGCAGCCACGAGGCGGCCGGTCAATACGTGTTCGCGGTGGTCGACGGCCGTGCGGCGAAAAGGGCCGTGCAGGTCGGGCTGTCGGACGATACCAGCCAGGAAGTGCTCGAGGGCGTGGGTGTCGGCGACACCGTGGCGGTCGGTCCGGCCCGGCTGTTGCGCGAACTGCGCGATGGCGATCTCGTCATTCCGTTGAAGGCGGTGTTGCAGCCGGGAGCGGCCCGGTGA
- a CDS encoding ABC transporter ATP-binding protein: MIRLRGLGKHYRMGDQTVHALQGVDLEIGSNELVAFIGASGSGKSTMMSIIGCLDRPSNGEVWLNGSEVARMSDDELARVRNRDIGFVFQSFHLLPRMTALDNVAQPLVYRGIAPGARRAMALRALERVGLEARMHHRPNELSGGQRQRVAIARALVGAPALLLADEPTGNLDSATARDILALIREVHAAGQTVVLVTHEPEIAAQCQRVVRLQDGRIVSDTGAKAAAGAGAR, encoded by the coding sequence GTGATCCGCCTGCGCGGGCTCGGCAAGCATTACCGGATGGGCGATCAGACCGTGCACGCGTTGCAGGGCGTCGACCTGGAGATCGGCAGCAACGAGCTGGTGGCCTTCATCGGCGCTTCCGGCTCGGGCAAGTCGACGATGATGAGCATCATCGGCTGCCTCGACCGTCCCAGCAATGGCGAGGTCTGGCTGAACGGGAGCGAGGTGGCAAGGATGAGTGACGACGAACTGGCGCGCGTGCGCAACCGCGACATCGGTTTTGTCTTCCAGAGTTTCCACCTGTTGCCGCGCATGACGGCACTGGACAATGTTGCACAGCCGCTGGTCTACCGGGGCATCGCGCCCGGCGCGCGCCGCGCGATGGCGCTGCGCGCGCTGGAGCGCGTGGGTCTGGAAGCGCGCATGCACCACCGGCCCAATGAACTGTCCGGCGGCCAGCGGCAGCGGGTGGCAATCGCGCGGGCGCTGGTGGGCGCGCCGGCGCTGCTGCTGGCCGACGAACCGACCGGCAACCTGGACTCGGCCACCGCGCGCGACATTCTCGCGCTGATCCGCGAAGTGCATGCCGCCGGCCAGACGGTGGTGCTGGTCACCCACGAGCCGGAAATTGCCGCCCAATGCCAGCGCGTGGTGCGGCTGCAGGACGGGCGCATCGTCTCCGATACGGGGGCGAAAGCCGCGGCAGGAGCGGGAGCGCGATGA
- a CDS encoding ABC transporter permease: MILLRESVRSALASIRAHRLRSFLTALGIIIGVASVITVISLIQGLSKSVSEKFAGLGGTSVTIRPHNDMKDRMRGKTSHLRLEDVEQIRLRADGVRHVSPVFSPGFAEVRYMGAAATARVLATSASYQDVNRSYPRLGRFISAPDDARARRVAVIGEDLVAELHLPADPLGTFISYGGEWFKVVGVLEKQGTLFGMSQDNQLIIPFNTGHSLLGNHRRPDLSITVAVGELADLEQTMGQLRAVMRAAHRLRPGQRDDFEIQSAEQVADTFEKISTTVTLIMGGVVGIALLVGGIGIMNIMLVSVKERTREIGICKAIGARSRDIMAQFLVEAVILATLGGLIGLAFGYVLGAAIAALIPDFPPAVVPWWAVVLALLFSGGVGIVFGVVPARQAARLDPIEALRYE, encoded by the coding sequence ATGATCCTGCTTCGCGAAAGCGTGCGCTCGGCACTCGCGTCGATCCGCGCGCACCGCCTGCGCAGCTTCCTGACGGCACTCGGCATCATCATCGGCGTGGCGTCGGTGATCACCGTGATTTCGCTGATCCAGGGGCTGTCGAAAAGCGTGTCCGAGAAGTTCGCCGGCCTGGGCGGTACCAGCGTGACGATCCGGCCCCACAACGACATGAAGGACCGGATGCGCGGCAAGACCAGCCACCTGCGGCTGGAGGATGTGGAACAGATCCGGCTGCGCGCCGACGGCGTGCGCCACGTGAGCCCGGTGTTCTCCCCGGGCTTTGCCGAAGTGCGCTACATGGGGGCGGCGGCGACGGCGCGGGTGCTCGCCACGTCCGCAAGCTACCAGGATGTGAACCGCAGTTATCCGCGGCTGGGGCGGTTCATCAGCGCGCCGGACGACGCCCGGGCCCGGCGCGTGGCGGTGATCGGCGAGGACCTGGTCGCCGAACTGCACCTGCCGGCGGACCCGCTGGGCACGTTCATTTCGTACGGCGGCGAATGGTTCAAGGTCGTCGGCGTGCTGGAAAAGCAGGGAACGCTGTTCGGCATGTCGCAGGACAACCAGCTGATCATTCCGTTCAATACGGGCCACAGCCTGCTCGGCAATCATCGCCGGCCGGACCTGTCGATCACGGTGGCGGTGGGCGAGCTGGCCGACCTGGAGCAGACGATGGGACAGCTGCGCGCGGTGATGCGGGCCGCCCACCGGCTCAGGCCCGGCCAGCGCGACGACTTCGAGATCCAGTCCGCCGAGCAGGTGGCGGATACCTTTGAAAAGATCAGCACGACGGTGACGCTGATCATGGGCGGCGTGGTCGGCATCGCGCTGCTGGTCGGCGGCATCGGCATCATGAACATCATGCTGGTGTCGGTGAAGGAGCGCACCCGCGAGATCGGCATCTGCAAGGCGATCGGCGCGCGCAGCCGCGACATCATGGCGCAGTTCCTCGTCGAGGCCGTGATCCTTGCCACGCTGGGCGGACTGATCGGGCTGGCGTTCGGCTACGTGCTGGGCGCCGCGATCGCCGCCCTGATCCCGGATTTCCCGCCTGCCGTGGTGCCGTGGTGGGCGGTGGTGCTGGCGCTGCTGTTTTCCGGCGGCGTGGGCATCGTGTTCGGCGTGGTGCCGGCGCGGCAGGCCGCGCGGCTCGACCCGATCGAGGCGTTGCGCTACGAGTAA
- the purL gene encoding phosphoribosylformylglycinamidine synthase: MLILPGSNALSAFRSQRLLAQLQAVLPAVTAVQARYVHFVDTPSDLSDEDRVRLDGLLTYGEPAQADVNDGAVEAFVVIPRFGTISPWASKATDIVHNCGMTHIHRVERGVAYRVVLKGGILGTSLGAAKGLNAEQAQAVAALLHDRMTESVLRDAAQAAGLFSSLEGKALESVDVLGNGRDALVRANTELGLAMSDDEIDYLNDAFTKARRNPTDVELMMFAQANSEHCRHKIFNADWTIDGVAQDRSLFKMIKNTHEKQPKGTIVAYSDNSSIMEGATVTRFHPRGEGHEYGASTELVHTLMKVETHNHPTAISPFPGASTGAGGEIRDEGATGRGAKPKAGLAGFTVSNLMLPDAVRPWENASNVTAKDSATEAAYGKPERIASPLQIMIDGPLGGAAFSNEFGRPVLGGYFRTYEQNAGDAVYGYHKPIMIAGGIGNISAQHTHKNDIPVGSLLVQLGGPGMRIGMGGSAASSMATGTNTADLDFDSVQRGNPEMERRAQEVINGCWQMGEHNPIISIHDVGAGGLSNAFPEITNDAKRGAIFDLRKVPLEESGMAPKEIWSNESQERYVLAIAPESLATFRALCERERAPFAVVGTATEERQLKLIDPENGNNPVDMPMDVLLGKPPKMHRDVQHVAREYPALDLTGVELEEAARRVLLQPTVGDKSFLITIGDRTVGGMSVRDQMVGPWQVPVGDCAVTTLSYDGYVGEAMAMGERTPLAVIDAPASGRMAVGETITNLAAAPVEDIASIKLSANWMAACGQPGQDAALFDTVKAVGMELCPALGISIPVGKDSLSMRTTWSENGEQKAVVSPVSLIVSGFAPVYDVRKSLTPQIRIDLGETAIIVIDLGRGKNRMGASILAQVLGQLGNEAPDVDSADDLKAFFGAIQQLNRDGKLLAYHDRSDGGLYATLAEMAFAGRAGLSINLDMLTLEGEHAADWGDAKNWTSQVGERRNELTLRALFSEELGAVIQVRADEKSAVMDVLRSFGLGACSHIIGKPNDRGVIEFTRDAKLVYSKPRAELHRLWSDTSWRISRMRENPATADQEYDRLLDEQDPGMTPKVTFDLNENVAAPFLATGVRPRVAILREQGVNSHIETAWVMHQAGFAAIDVHMSDLIAGRAKLDDFQGVIAVGGFSYGDVLGAGEGWAKSILFNPALAEQFARFFGRTDTFGLGICNGCQMMSNLKSIIPGAQAWPKFTTNKSEKFEARFALVEVLDSPSIFFQDMAGTQTPIAIAHGEGYADFSQTGSLDEAIAAMRYVDNRGNATEAYPFNPNGSPRGVTSVTTPDGRFTVLMPHAERVFRTVQHSWAPDGWAEDSPWMRMFRNARKFVG, translated from the coding sequence ATGTTGATACTCCCGGGCTCCAACGCCCTGTCCGCATTCCGTAGTCAGCGTCTTCTCGCCCAGCTGCAAGCCGTGCTTCCCGCCGTGACGGCCGTCCAGGCCCGGTACGTCCACTTCGTCGACACCCCTTCGGACCTGTCCGACGAGGACCGCGTGCGCCTGGACGGCCTGCTGACCTACGGCGAACCGGCCCAGGCGGACGTGAACGACGGCGCCGTGGAAGCGTTCGTGGTGATCCCGCGCTTCGGCACGATCTCGCCATGGGCCTCGAAGGCCACGGACATTGTGCACAACTGCGGCATGACGCACATCCACCGCGTGGAGCGTGGCGTGGCGTATCGCGTGGTGCTCAAGGGCGGCATCCTGGGCACCAGCCTGGGCGCCGCCAAGGGCCTGAATGCGGAGCAGGCGCAGGCCGTGGCCGCGCTGCTGCACGACCGGATGACGGAATCGGTGCTGCGCGACGCCGCCCAGGCCGCCGGCCTGTTCAGCAGCCTGGAAGGCAAGGCGCTCGAATCGGTGGACGTGCTGGGCAACGGCCGTGATGCGCTGGTGCGCGCCAACACCGAGCTGGGCCTGGCGATGTCCGACGACGAGATCGATTACCTGAACGACGCGTTCACGAAGGCGCGGCGCAACCCGACCGACGTGGAACTGATGATGTTCGCGCAGGCGAACTCCGAGCACTGCCGCCACAAGATCTTCAATGCCGACTGGACCATCGACGGCGTGGCACAGGACCGCTCGCTGTTCAAGATGATCAAGAACACGCACGAGAAGCAGCCGAAGGGCACCATCGTCGCGTATTCCGACAATTCGTCGATCATGGAAGGCGCCACGGTCACGCGCTTCCACCCGCGCGGCGAAGGCCATGAATACGGCGCGTCTACCGAGCTGGTCCACACGCTGATGAAGGTGGAAACGCACAACCACCCGACCGCGATTTCGCCCTTCCCGGGCGCCTCGACCGGCGCCGGCGGCGAGATCCGCGACGAGGGCGCGACGGGCCGTGGCGCCAAGCCGAAGGCCGGCCTGGCGGGCTTCACGGTCTCGAACCTGATGCTGCCGGACGCCGTGCGGCCATGGGAAAACGCTTCGAACGTCACGGCGAAGGACAGCGCGACCGAAGCGGCCTACGGCAAGCCGGAACGCATCGCCTCGCCGCTGCAGATCATGATCGACGGCCCGCTGGGCGGCGCCGCGTTCTCGAACGAATTCGGCCGGCCGGTGCTCGGCGGTTACTTCCGTACCTACGAGCAGAACGCGGGCGACGCCGTGTACGGCTACCACAAGCCGATCATGATCGCCGGCGGCATTGGCAACATCTCGGCGCAGCACACGCACAAGAACGATATCCCGGTCGGCAGCCTGCTCGTACAGCTGGGCGGCCCCGGCATGCGCATCGGCATGGGCGGCTCGGCCGCCTCGTCGATGGCCACCGGCACCAACACGGCCGACCTGGACTTCGATTCGGTCCAGCGCGGCAACCCGGAAATGGAACGCCGCGCCCAGGAAGTCATCAACGGCTGCTGGCAGATGGGCGAACACAACCCGATCATCTCGATCCACGACGTGGGCGCGGGCGGGCTGTCCAATGCGTTCCCGGAAATCACCAACGATGCCAAGCGCGGCGCGATCTTCGACCTGCGCAAGGTGCCGCTGGAAGAATCGGGCATGGCGCCGAAGGAAATCTGGTCGAACGAATCCCAGGAACGCTACGTGCTGGCGATCGCGCCGGAAAGTCTCGCCACGTTCCGCGCACTGTGCGAGCGGGAGCGCGCGCCGTTCGCCGTGGTCGGCACGGCGACCGAGGAACGCCAGTTAAAGCTGATCGATCCGGAAAACGGCAACAATCCCGTCGACATGCCGATGGACGTGCTGCTGGGCAAGCCGCCGAAGATGCACCGCGACGTGCAGCACGTGGCGCGCGAGTACCCGGCACTCGACCTGACCGGCGTCGAGCTGGAGGAAGCGGCGCGGCGCGTGCTGCTGCAGCCGACCGTGGGCGACAAGAGCTTCCTGATCACCATCGGCGACCGCACCGTGGGCGGCATGTCGGTGCGCGACCAGATGGTGGGCCCGTGGCAGGTGCCGGTGGGCGATTGCGCCGTGACCACGCTGTCGTACGACGGCTACGTGGGCGAAGCGATGGCGATGGGCGAGCGCACGCCGCTGGCCGTGATCGACGCGCCGGCCTCGGGCCGCATGGCGGTCGGCGAGACGATCACCAACCTGGCCGCCGCGCCGGTCGAGGATATCGCATCGATCAAGCTGTCGGCCAACTGGATGGCGGCCTGCGGCCAGCCCGGCCAGGACGCGGCGCTGTTCGACACCGTGAAGGCGGTGGGCATGGAGCTGTGCCCGGCGCTGGGCATTTCGATCCCGGTGGGCAAAGATTCGCTGTCGATGCGCACCACGTGGTCGGAAAACGGCGAGCAGAAGGCTGTCGTGTCGCCGGTGTCGCTGATCGTGTCCGGTTTCGCGCCGGTGTACGACGTGCGCAAGTCGCTGACGCCGCAGATCCGCATCGACCTGGGCGAAACGGCGATCATCGTGATCGACCTGGGCCGCGGCAAGAACCGGATGGGCGCCTCGATCCTGGCGCAGGTGCTGGGCCAGCTTGGGAATGAAGCGCCGGACGTCGACAGTGCCGACGACCTGAAGGCGTTCTTCGGCGCGATCCAGCAACTGAACCGCGACGGCAAGCTGCTGGCCTACCACGACCGTTCCGACGGCGGCCTGTATGCCACGCTGGCGGAAATGGCGTTCGCCGGCCGCGCCGGCCTGTCGATCAACCTCGACATGCTGACGCTGGAAGGCGAGCACGCGGCCGATTGGGGCGATGCGAAGAACTGGACCAGCCAGGTGGGCGAGCGCCGCAACGAGCTGACCCTGCGCGCGCTGTTTTCCGAGGAACTGGGCGCCGTGATCCAGGTGCGCGCCGACGAGAAATCGGCCGTGATGGACGTGCTGCGTTCGTTCGGCCTGGGCGCCTGCAGCCACATCATCGGCAAGCCGAACGACCGCGGCGTGATCGAATTCACCCGCGATGCCAAGCTGGTGTATTCCAAGCCGCGCGCCGAGCTGCACCGCCTGTGGAGCGACACGAGCTGGCGCATCTCGCGCATGCGCGAGAATCCGGCCACGGCGGACCAGGAATACGACCGCCTGCTCGACGAGCAGGATCCCGGCATGACGCCGAAGGTCACGTTCGACCTGAACGAGAACGTGGCGGCGCCGTTCCTGGCCACGGGCGTGCGGCCTCGCGTCGCCATCCTGCGCGAGCAGGGCGTCAATTCGCATATCGAGACGGCGTGGGTGATGCACCAGGCGGGCTTCGCGGCGATCGACGTGCACATGAGCGACCTGATCGCCGGCCGCGCGAAGCTCGACGACTTCCAGGGCGTCATCGCCGTGGGCGGCTTCTCGTACGGCGACGTGCTGGGCGCGGGCGAGGGCTGGGCCAAGTCGATCCTGTTCAACCCGGCGCTGGCCGAGCAGTTCGCGCGTTTCTTCGGCCGCACCGACACGTTCGGCCTGGGCATCTGCAACGGCTGCCAGATGATGAGCAACCTGAAATCGATCATCCCCGGCGCGCAGGCCTGGCCGAAGTTCACGACCAACAAGTCGGAGAAGTTCGAGGCGCGGTTCGCGCTGGTCGAAGTGCTCGACTCGCCGTCGATCTTCTTCCAGGACATGGCCGGCACGCAGACGCCGATCGCCATCGCGCATGGCGAGGGTTACGCCGACTTCAGCCAGACCGGCAGCCTCGACGAGGCGATCGCCGCGATGCGCTACGTGGACAACCGCGGCAATGCCACCGAAGCCTATCCGTTCAATCCGAACGGCTCGCCGCGCGGCGTGACGTCGGTGACGACGCCGGACGGCCGCTTCACCGTGCTGATGCCGCACGCCGAGCGCGTGTTCCGCACCGTGCAGCATTCGTGGGCGCCGGACGGCTGGGCCGAGGATTCGCCGTGGATGCGGATGTTCCGCAACGCGCGCAAGTTCGTCGGCTGA
- the sodC gene encoding superoxide dismutase family protein: MKTTIRQTLALSAFAASMALAAHAQAADVTVPVHAVDASGTGKALGSVTISETPGGLTFTPALAGLPPGARGFHVHAKGDCSPAETDGKKVPAGAAGGHLDPHDTKSHHGPGKAEKDGHAGDLPRLEVAADGSAKTPVQAPQLKTLADVKGRALMIHAGGDNYADQPAPLGGGGARIACGVIGG, from the coding sequence ATGAAAACTACGATCCGACAAACCCTCGCCCTGTCGGCGTTCGCCGCTTCGATGGCGCTCGCCGCGCACGCGCAGGCGGCCGATGTCACGGTGCCGGTGCACGCTGTCGACGCGTCAGGCACCGGCAAGGCGCTGGGCAGCGTGACGATCTCGGAAACCCCGGGCGGCCTGACGTTCACGCCGGCGCTGGCCGGCCTGCCGCCGGGCGCGCGCGGCTTCCATGTGCATGCCAAGGGCGACTGCTCGCCGGCCGAAACGGATGGCAAGAAGGTGCCGGCCGGCGCCGCCGGCGGTCACCTGGACCCGCACGACACGAAATCGCACCATGGTCCGGGGAAGGCCGAAAAAGATGGCCACGCCGGCGACCTGCCGCGCCTGGAAGTGGCGGCCGACGGTTCCGCGAAGACGCCGGTGCAGGCGCCGCAACTGAAGACGCTGGCCGACGTGAAGGGCCGCGCGCTAATGATCCACGCCGGCGGCGACAACTATGCCGACCAGCCGGCCCCGCTGGGCGGTGGCGGCGCCCGCATCGCCTGCGGTGTGATCGGCGGCTGA
- a CDS encoding alpha/beta fold hydrolase → MPRLAVPLATLLLALPMAAYAACADPAQAVDEAAFVPVNGIEQWVTIKGRRCSNPVVLFVHGGPGNPLSPFADRLFAGWERDFTLVQWDQRGSGMTYGRKPPPEETPLTQHGT, encoded by the coding sequence ATGCCTCGTCTTGCAGTGCCGCTGGCCACGCTGTTACTTGCCCTTCCCATGGCTGCGTACGCCGCCTGCGCCGATCCCGCGCAGGCGGTTGACGAGGCGGCGTTCGTGCCGGTCAACGGCATCGAGCAATGGGTGACGATCAAGGGGCGGCGCTGCAGCAACCCGGTGGTGCTGTTCGTGCACGGCGGCCCGGGTAATCCGCTGAGCCCGTTCGCCGACAGGCTGTTCGCCGGCTGGGAACGGGACTTCACCCTGGTGCAGTGGGACCAGCGCGGTTCCGGCATGACGTATGGCCGCAAGCCGCCGCCGGAAGAGACGCCGCTAACCCAGCACGGGACATGA
- a CDS encoding LysR substrate-binding domain-containing protein: MQGATTKALRSLSGLIDFDCAARWGSFTLAAQELHKTPAAISLQVKQLEEAVGFTLFVRHPRHIALTPKGQELAVTVARVLRDLHAKVDALRGGDEENVVRISTTHTFAIKFLAPRLGRFTQRHPHLDIRLDSTERLVDVEHEDMDLAIRHGRLVDHPAALYHDRLVAVYSPALLAPGEAELVLADLNRFPLLYDETTDYWIKLLRTHGVPEGCFDFSRGFTNLAVAAQAAIVGHGIALVPYSLACDDIDRGVLRLMRGASVPYSHGYYWVLAPRKAVLPKVVSFRSWVEEEVAQMERTLRARIGGAGPAGDAGPP, encoded by the coding sequence ATGCAGGGGGCGACCACCAAGGCGCTGCGCAGCCTTTCCGGGCTGATCGACTTCGACTGCGCGGCGCGCTGGGGCAGCTTCACGCTCGCGGCGCAGGAGCTGCACAAGACGCCGGCGGCGATCAGCCTGCAAGTCAAGCAACTCGAGGAGGCGGTGGGCTTCACGCTGTTCGTGCGCCACCCACGGCATATCGCGCTGACGCCGAAGGGGCAGGAGCTGGCCGTGACGGTGGCCAGGGTGCTGCGCGACCTGCATGCCAAGGTCGACGCGCTGCGCGGCGGCGACGAGGAAAACGTGGTGCGCATCTCGACGACCCATACGTTCGCGATCAAGTTCCTGGCACCGCGGCTGGGCCGTTTCACGCAGCGCCATCCCCACCTGGATATCCGTCTCGATTCGACCGAGCGGCTGGTGGATGTGGAGCACGAGGACATGGACCTGGCGATCCGCCACGGCCGCCTCGTCGACCATCCGGCTGCGCTGTACCACGACCGCCTGGTCGCGGTGTATAGCCCGGCGCTGCTGGCGCCAGGGGAAGCCGAGCTGGTTCTGGCCGACCTGAACCGCTTCCCGCTGCTGTACGACGAAACGACCGACTACTGGATCAAATTGCTGCGCACGCACGGCGTGCCGGAAGGGTGCTTCGATTTCTCGCGCGGGTTCACGAACCTGGCCGTGGCGGCGCAGGCGGCGATCGTGGGGCACGGCATCGCGCTGGTGCCGTACTCGCTGGCCTGCGACGATATCGACCGTGGCGTGCTGCGGCTGATGCGCGGCGCCAGCGTGCCGTATTCGCACGGGTATTACTGGGTGCTGGCGCCGCGCAAGGCCGTGCTGCCGAAGGTGGTCAGTTTCAGGAGCTGGGTCGAAGAGGAGGTGGCGCAGATGGAGCGCACGCTGCGGGCCCGGATCGGCGGCGCCGGCCCGGCCGGGGATGCCGGGCCTCCCTAG